Part of the Geoalkalibacter sp. genome, TTGATGGTGACGCAGGCCGCGGCCGCCAGAATCATCAGTCCAAGCAGGGATCGCAACAGATGTCTCATCGTTTTCCTCCACGTTTGATGAATGCGCGCAACGTTCCCACTATAGCGCTCTCCTAAAGAAATTCAACGACTTCCCGTTCGGTCGATGCGCCCCAGGCGGCGCAGCATTTCGCGAAAGGAGATGCTGGTCGCGGGCGCGAGCACGTCGATGCGCGGGGGCAACAGGCCGCCGTCGACGATATGCAGATCCGAGCCCGCGCGCGCGGTGCCGCGCAGCACGAACACATCGTTGCGCAGCACGCAGAACACCCCCAGCTTGCGATAGCGGTAAAAGTCGATGAAGCGGTAGATGCCGCGCGACAGGGCGGCCGAAATCCCGCCCTGGCTGATGACGCTCAGGTTGTTGACGGCGGTGACGCTGATGTTGCGCCGCCCCCGCGCGCGGCTTTGAATGTCGGCGACAAAGGCCGAGGGCACCGTGCCGAACAGACGCAGCTCATGGATGCGGCCGTCGATGACGCCGTTGATCTCGCCGAATTCAAAGGTCTGGGTGAGCTGCGCCAGATCCAGGCCGTGCAGGTCGATGTCGGCCTCAAAGCCGCGATAGGAGGAAAACAGATCGCGCGCGCGCAGATTGCGCACCAGGATGCTGCCGCCGAAGGCCTCGACGCGAGCCTCGCCCTCGGATTGCAGCAGCCCGCCGAGATACTCGAACTCGCCGAGATCGGCGGAGAGAGTCCCCTGCATGGCCGTCAGCCCCAAATCCTGGGTGAGACGAGCGAGATCGAGGTCGTCCATGCGGGTGCGGCCGGCGAGATACAGGCCTTGCGGCTCCCAGCCGATCCGCAGATGATCGATGCGGATGCCTCCGCCGGCCAGCTCCAGTTCCCAGGGATCGGCAAAACTCAGGCGGTTGTTCGCGGCGCTCAGGGCCAGACGCCGGGGACCCGCGGAGAGCGGTCCGAACCTCAGACCCTCGTGGGCCAGCCAGCCCTGCGCCTCGACAGGCAAAGACACGCCGGGCGCGGCGAGGAAAAAAGGAATCCGGCCGCGCACCCGCGCCAGTTCCATCGACCCATCCACCTGGTTCAGTCCAAGGTTCTCGGGCTCCAGGGTTCCCGAAAACCGCCAGCCGGAAGCATCGAACATGCCTTCCCCCCTCAGCGTCAGCGCCCCGCCCAACTCGAAGGCAGACGCCGTGGGAAGGAGCGTAGCCAGCAAGGGCCGCAACTGCCGGTTGTAGCCCGCGTCAAGATCGGGGAGGCGCACCTCGCCCTGCGCCTGCCAGCCGTCCTGCCGCCATTGCCCCCGTCCGCTCAGGGTTGCGATATCGGCCAGGAGCAGATCCAACTGCGTGACGCCAAGGACCGCGCCGGCAGCATCCCAGGCGGCGTCCAGGACGAAGGTCAGAGGCAGTTGGGACAGATCGCCGTAGAAGGAATGCACCAGCGCCTCCCGCACGTGCGCGCCGCCCTTGAGGACCAGGCGCAGCGGATGTCCTTCGATCCACTCCAGGCGCCCGTCCAGACGCAGATCGCCGCCTTCGAAAGCGCTCATGTCGTCCGCGGCGAGGTAGTTCACCTCCCGCGCGTGCAGTTCGGCAAGATGGAGGGTCAGGGCACCGGGCCGCCAGCGGATGGCGCCTTGCGCGCTGAGCCGAGGAATGCTCACCCCCTGCCCGGCAAGGGCGGTGTGCAGGCGCAACGCGGAAAACTCAAGCACTTCTCCCGAGCGCCGCAGGCGGCTGGAGATCTTCGTTTCGCCTCCTTCAAACCCTAAAGCCCGCCACCCCGCGCCGCTTAGTTCCAAAACCCCCGGCAGGTCCGCTTCGCCGAGATTCACCCGGATGCGGCCCGCGACCCAGCCCCTGCGCTCCAGCAGGTCCGGCCACAGGCTCGTCGCGAGGAGCGGCGTTAGGGCGGCCAGTTCGGTGCGCTCCAGGTGCGCCTCCAGTTGATCCGCCCCGCCCCGCAGCCGGGCCAAGGGCCGTCCGCTCAGATCCAGGCGCGCCTCCCCCGTCAATCCGTCCAGGGGGCCTTCAGCATTGAACACGCCGCTCAGCGCCGCGAGATGCAACAGCGCTTCGGGATGAGGCGATGACCCCGCACGCCCGCGAAAATCGCCCGCCACGTCGAGCCGTCCATCCCGCCACTCCAGACGCGCCGCGCCATGGAGGCCTCCACTGACGGGCAAGGCCGCCGCGCCGCCGAACAACACCGGCAAGCGCGCCGCATCGGACACGTGCGCCTCAATTTCGGCGCGCAGCCTGCCATCGTCGCCCTCAAGCACAAACGACAGGGGCAGCTCATCGGCCCAGCGTAGACTCCCTGTACCCCGCCACTTGCGCACATCTCCCGCCCCCTTGAGGCTCAGCGCCGTCACCTGCGCCCTGTGCTCGGCCAGCCGCAGGGACAGCTCGGCCGCGGCGAGCCGACCCTGAATCTCTCCCTTGGCCCATTCCAGCGCCAAGGACAGATCCCGGGCGGCAAAATCGAGCTCCGGCGCCAGAAGCTCCGTCGCGCCGAAGAGTGCCAGCCAGGGCTCCAGTTGCGCGCGATCGAGGCGCTCCAGGGCGATGGCGCCGCCGGCCGTCAGGCCCTCGGGCGCGGGCCGCACGAAGAGCGGCGCCGCCAGCAGGGCGCGGCCGTCCACGTCGAGTTCCCGCACCAGCGCTTGCGGGAACTCCTCCCACTCCAGCCGTCCGATGGCGGAGAGCGCCAGGGGGCGTTCGGCCGCCAGTTCCAGGGCCAGGCGAAAATCCCCGGCGGGAAGACCGTGCATGTCCAAATCAAGGGCACGGGCGGCGAGGTGCTGCTCGCCGAGGGTCAAGTCCAGGCGGCCGTCGACAACTTGCAGCTGTCCGATCGCCCAAAAAGGTTTTTCCCAGACGCGGGGCTCCGTCTCGTCGCCGCGACCCAAAGCCGTCGCGTCGAGGCTGAGGTGCGGCTGAAACAGGCGCAGGCCGTCGAGCCTGCCGTGCCGCAAGTGCTCCAGGGAAAAATCCAGGGACAGGCCGCGCACGGACAGGTCAAGCACACCGGGCTGCGCCACGCGCAAACCACCGATGCGCAGATGCCGGCTTTCGAGTTCCAGATGCGCGATCGTTACGTCAGAATCAAGTCGGGCGCTCAGGGTGCGCTCCAGGTACGGTTTGACATGGCGGTTGAGCAGGGGAGTACGGTAGGTCCACAGGGCGGCAAGGAAAATGGCGGGCAGCACAACCAAAAGGACGCAGGTCGCCGACAGCCATAGCCAGCGTCTTTGTTGTCGCTTTTCCGGCGTCGTCATGACCTGCGTCCTCGGTGCAGCGGGAAAGGGGCTTTAGTGCGCCTCGCGCCAGTTCTTGCCGACGCCGATGTCGACATCCAGAGGCACCTTGAGCGTGACCGCCCCTTGCATCTCGCGGCGGATCAGCTCACGGGCCGCGTCGAGTTCGCTCTCGGGCACGTCGAACACCAGTTCGTCATGCACCTGAAGCACCATCTTGGTTTTCATGCCGGCGCGCCGGAGGCTTTCGAACACCCGCACCATGGCCACCTTGATGATATCGGCCGCCGAACCCTGCAGGGGATAGTTGATGGCGTTGCGCTCGGCGTAGGCACGCGTCGCCTGATTGGGACTGTCGATCTCGGGCACGGCGCAACGGCGTCCGAGCAGGGTCTTGACGTACTTGTTTTGCCGCGCTTCCTCGCGGCGCGCTTCGAGAAAATCGGCCACCCGCGGCAGGCGCTCGAAATAGGCGTCGATGAAGCTCTGCGCTTTCTTGCGGTCGATGCCGAGACTCTTGGCCAGACTGAAGGCGCCCATGCCGTAGAGCACGCCGAAGTTGATGGTCTTGGCCTGACGGCGCTGCTCGTCGCTGACCATTTCGGGAAACACGCCGAAAATCTCGCAGGCGGTGCGCCGGTGGATGTCCTCGCCGCGCGCGAAACTCTCCTGCAGCATCTCCTCGTCGGCCAGATGCGCCAGAATGCGCAACTCGATCTGCGAGTAATCGGCGGCGAGCAGCACATGGCCGTCGGCGGGGATGAAGGCCTCGCGGATGCGCCGGCCCTCCTCGCTGCGGATGGGAATGTTCTGCAGGTTGGGGTCGCTGGAGGAGAGCCGCCCCGTGGCGGTCACCGTCTGGTTGAAGCTGGTATGGATACGGCCCGTTTCAGGATGGATCAGCTTGGGCAGGGCGTCGGTGTAGGTGCCCTTGAGCTTGGCAAGACTGCGATGCTCGAGGATACGCGCCGCGATGGCGTGCTCCTCGGCGAGAGTCTGCAAAACCTCCACGTCCGTCGACCAGCCGGTCTTGGTCTTGCGCCCGCGCGGCAGCTTGAGTTTTTCGAAGAGCACCTCGCCGATCTGCCTGGGGGAGCCGATGTTGAAACTGCAGCCCGCCAGCTCATGGATCTGCCGCTCCAGCGCCGAGAGCTTCTCCTCCATCTCTTTGGAGAGCGCCCCCAGCACTTGCGGATCGACGCGCACCCCCTGCCATTCCATGTCGGCGAGAATCACCACCAGGGGCATCTCCACCTCGCGGAACAATTGTTCCTGCTCGGTGTCTTTCAGCATGGGCGCAAGCTTTTCGAAGAGTTGCAGCGTCACATCGGCATCCTCGGCGGCGTAGCTGATCGCTTTGTCCACCTCGACCTCGGCAAAGCTGATCTGGTTCTTGCCGCTGCCCGCCACCTCGCTGAAGCTGATGGTCTTGCGCCCGAGCAGATCGGCGGCGAGACTGTCCATGCCGTGGCTCTTGGCCGCCGGGTTGGCCAGATAACTGGCCACCATGGTGTCGAAATCCGCGCCCCGCACCTCGATGCCCGCGCGACGCAGCACCAGCAGGTCGTACTTGGCGTTCTGGGCGATCTTGGATTTTTGCGGATTTTCCAGCAGCGGTCGCAGGCGCTTGAGCACCAAATCGCGAGAAAGCTGCGCGGGCGCTCCCAAATAATGATGGCCCACGGGGATGTACCAGGCCTGCCCGGCCTGCACGGCAAAAGATAGCCCCACCAGCTCAGCCCGCAGGGGATCGAGGCCGGTGGTTTCGGTGTCGAAACTCACATGGGTCGCTTTCTCCAACTGCGCGATGAGCTGATCCAGTTCATTTTCCGTGAACACGCCCTGATAATCGTCGTCGCGATCGCGGCTCTCGGAAAAAAACTCCTGCTGCAGCTTGTGGAATTCCAACTCGCCGAACAGCGCCGTGAGGGCCTGGCGATCGGGCTCGCCGGCCGCCAGCGCATCATAATCGATGCCCAAGTCCAGATCATCCCTGAGCGTCACCAAGCGCTTGGACAAGAGCGCCTGCTCACCGAACTCGCGCAGCTTGTCCGCCAGTTTGCCCTTGACCTCGTCGACGCGCGCCAGCAGCTCCTCCACCGTGCCGAACTCGCTGATCAGCTTGACGGCGGTTTTCTCGCCGATACCCGGCACGCCGGGGATGTTGTCCGAGCTGTCGCCGGCCAGGGCCTGCACTTCCACGACCTTGTCGGGGCCGCCGCCGAAGCGCTCGGCGACTTCCGCCGGGCCGTAGATCTTGTCCTTCATGGTATCGAGCATGCGTACCCGCTCGGAGATCACCTGCATGAGATCCTTGTCGCCGGAGACGATGGTGACCTCCAGGCCCTGGGCGGCATGTTTTTTCGCCAGGGTGGCGATGATGTCGTCGGCCTCATAGCCGTCAAGCTCCAGGGCGGGCAGATTGAAGGCGCGCACCAGCTCCTTGATCACGGGGATCTGCGGCCGCAGATCCTCGGGCATGGCGGCCCGGTTGGCCTTGTACTCGGGATAGATCTCCTTGCGAAAGGTCGGCCCCTTGGCGTCGAACACCACCGCCAGATGATCGGGCGCGTGCTCGCGCATTACCTTGAGCAGCATGTTGGTGAAGCCGAAGATGGCATTGGTGGCCAGCCCCTTGGAGTTGGAGAGATGGCGGATGGCGAAATAGGCGCGGTAAATGTAGCTCGACCCGTCGATGAGATAGAGGCGCTTGGGCTGATCGGTCATGGGGCTCCCCGGAAGTGGAATGGGGGCATTATTCCACAGACGGGGGGAAAGAGAAAGGCACGGTGCTGAAGAGCCGCGAACTTTAAGAGGCGCGGGCCTCCAGCAAGGCACGCACGCGTCGTTGCGCGACGCCGAGAGCCGATTGGGCGGCCTCGCTGAGCCGCATGCCGAAACCTAGATCCGCCGCCGGCAAGGTCAGAAGCCAGGCACGCGGACGGCGGCCATAAAGTTCAGCCGTCATGCCCAGCAATAGGGCGGGAGAAAGTTGATGGCCGCAGCGCCCTACGCCGGCCTGCGGCTCGATTTTTCCCATGCGAAAAATTTCAGGCTGTCCACGCCGGGCATCCATGAACAGGACACGCTCGATGTCGCTTGCGGCAAGCTCAAGGGTTAACTCTGGCGCCAGCTGGTGCAGCGCCTGGATGCGCGCCGACTTGCCGTCAACCTGTCCGGCCAGCCGCTCGGCGAGTCGGTAGCCGAGGCCGTCGTCGCCGCGCATCAGATTGCCGTAACCCAGAACCAGCCACATCAGAAGCGCCGTGCTTCATCGAGCAGCCGCCCGTTCGCGGCCCGCAGCTGCACATGCAGGGGCATGCGCCCGGCTTCGTGGGTGGAACAGCTCAAGCAGGGATCATAGGCACGGATGCCGTGCTCCACGCGGTTGAGCAGTCCCTCCTCGAGCCTGTCTTCGGAAAGAAAACGCTGGGCCAGCTGCTTGATGGTACGATTCATGGCCAGATTGTTCTGGCCCGTGGCGATGATCAGGTTGACCTTTTCGAGAATGCCGTGATCATCGACCTGGTAATGATGAAAAAGGGTACCGCGCGGCGCTTCGCAGACACCGATGCCGACATTCTGATTGACGTCGGCACGGCTGCGCATATGGCCATCTGCGAGCCTATCCTGATCGAGAATCTCCTCGATCCGCTCCAGGGCATGAAGCATTTCGATCAGTCGCGCGTAATGGTAATAGAAACTGTTGTTGACCGCGCCGCCCCGTCCACCATAGTGGCGAAACTGGCGCAATTCGCGATCCGCCCGGGGCGTGCCGGCGAAGTCGCACACATTGAGGCGCGCCAGGGGGCCGACCCGGTAGAGACCGCCCTCGGGACCAAGAGCGCGGTAATAAGGGAATTTCAGATAGCTCCAGGTTTCCTCGCCTTCGCTGATCAGTTCCGCGTAGCGCTCCGCGGCGACCTGGTCCTCGACCGTCTTGCCGCTGCCGTCGACGATGCGCAGATGCCCATCGTAATGTTCGAGGCTGCCGTCCGTGCCGACCAGCCCCATGAACAGACTGGGAAAATCACCGTAGGCATCGAGCTCGCCCGCGAAACGATCCAAGACATCCTTCATGAGATCCAGAGCCTGGTCGACGGTACGAAACATTTCCGGCAATTCGCGGAGAAGTTCGTCGCGCTGCTCCGGAACAAGTCCCCGTCGCACGCCGCCCGGCACGGACCAGGAGGGATGAATGCTGCGCTCGCCGAGAAAACGAATCAAGCGTTGGCCAAAGGCGCGCAGGCGAATTCCGGAACGCGCAAAATCAGGATGGGCGGCGATCAGGCCCAGCATATTGCGCCGCATCGGATCGGTATCCATGCCGAGCACCAGATCGGGGCCCGAGAGCAGAAAAAAACTCAGAGCGTGGCTTTGCACCAGCTGCGCGTAGTTCATCAGGCGCCGCAGGACGACCGCCGCGGGCGGGGTGCGCACACCGAGGATGGCGTCGCCCGCCTTACTTGAGGCAAGCAAATGACTGACCGGACAGATACCGCAGACCCGCGCGGTGATGCCGGGCATTTCCCAAAAACCGCGGCCGATGCAAAATTTTTCAAAACCCCGAAATTCGGTGACGTGAAAGCGCGCATCCGCCACGCGACCCTCCTCATCGAGGCGAATACTGATTTTTGCATGACCCTCGATACGCGTGACGGGATCTATATAAACAGTTCTTGCCATGGAAACTCCTTTTGAGGTGCTCAGCCAAAGGTGAGCATTTCAGGCGGCAACTCCAGCGGCCGGCCATTAAGCAAGGCCGCGAGGACGGCGGCAATGCGATCGGGACCGGGAGGGCAGCCGGGAAGGAAAACATCGACCTTGACCGCCCGGTGCACGGGGATCGCCTCCTTCAACAGGGCCGGCAAGACCTTCAAGGCCTCCGGACCGACCGGAGCGCGCGCCTCCTGATACACGGCGGTGAGCAGATCCTTGACGGGAATCCGGTTGCGCATACTGGTGATGTTGCCGGTCACCGCGCAATCCCCAAAGCTGATCAATATTTGGCTGTGGGAACGGATCCGGCGAATCAGTTCCAGATTTTCGACGTTGGTGATCGCCCCTTCGACCATGCACAGATCAACGTCGGTTGGATAAACCTTGGCATCAACCAGGGGGCCATAAACCAACTCGACGCGATCGGCAAGATCAATAAGCAGCTCGTCGAGGTCCAGAAAACTCATGTGGCAACCGGAGCAGCCGCCCAGCCACACGGTGGCGAGACGCATCTTATTGGGGCCGGAACTCATCGCATCATCCCTTTCATGGATCAACGTCGCCACTCACGCTTCTGACGACCATCGAGAATGCGCCGCAAGAAGCGCGATTCTTTTTTCATCTCGCCCACCGACATCCCTTTGTCGAACAGCGCCCCGGTCGGACAGACCTCGACGCACTTGCCGCATTCGGTGCAGCTTCGGCTTTCACCCCAGGGACGATTGAGGTCGGTGATCACCTGACTGTCGATGCCGCGTCCGCGCACATCCCAGGTATGAGCTCCCTCGACCTCGTCACAGACACGAACACATCGCAGGCACAGAATGCAGCGGTTGTGATCGACGCCGTAGCGCGGGTGGCTGGTGTCCATCCCCAAAACGGGGTGAAGATAGTCGTAACGCACATGATCCATACCCAACTCGGCGGCCAGCTCTTGCAGTTCGCAATGCTGATTGCTGACGCAAACAGCGCAGGTATGGTTACGCTCGGCAAAGGTCAGTTCAAGAATCATCTTGCGGTAACGGTTGATTTTTTCGTTGTGCGTCACCACCACCATTCCCTCGGTGGCCTCGGTCGTGCAGGCGGCCAGCAAACGCGGCGACCCGGCGACCTCGACCATGCAAAGGCGACAGCCGCCCCGCGGACTCAAACCGTCGAGGTAGCAGAGCGTCGGCAGCTTGACACCCTGATCGCGAATCGCTTCCAGAAGGCTTTGCCCGGCGCGGGCACTGACCAACTCACCGTTGAGGGTCAAAGTGATCACCGACATCAGCATTTCTCCTTGAGGAAGATGGCAAGCTCCCGCGCGTGCTCCGGCAACTTCAACAGTGGAACCTTGTCAAGGCGGCAGACTTCGGCCGGACAGCGGCGATCGCGGATGTGCGCCAGGTATTCGTCGCGAAAATATTCCAAGGTATTGAGCACCGGATTGGGCGCCGTCATGCCCAGACCGCATAAGCTGGATTCCTGCACGAGACGACACAGATCCTCAAGCATCTCCAGATCCTCGAGTACGGCCGCGCCGTTGGTTATACGCGTGAGAATTTCATGCATTTCCACGGTTCCGACACGACAGGGCACGCATTTGCCGCAGCTTTCGTCCTGGCAGAATTCCATGAAAAACTTGGCCACATCAGGCATGCAGCTTCCCTGATTCATGACGATGAGGCCGCCCGAACCCATCATGGAGCCAAGCTCCTTGAGACTTTCATAATCGACCGGGGTATCCAGATGCGCGGCGGGGATGCAGCCACCGCTGGGCCCTCCGGTCTGGGCCGCCTTGAAAGCCCCCCCGTCCGGCAAACCGCCGCCGATGTCGAAGACGATCTCGCGCAAGCGGATTCCCATGTGGACTTCAATCAACCCAGAATTGACCACTTCGCCGCAAAGAGCGAACACCTTGGTGCCCTTGCTTTTTTCCGTGCCGAAACCGCTGAACCACTCGGCGCCGTTTTTAAGAATCGGTGCGACATTGGCGAAGGTCTCGACATTGTTGATCAGGGTCGGATAGCCCCAAAGACCGCTTTGCGCCGGATAGGGCGGACGCGGCACAGGTTGCCCTCGTCGTCCCATGATGGAGGTCATCAAAGCGGTCTCCTCGCCGCATACGAACGCTCCGGCCCCAACGCGCAAGTCGATGCGAAAATTAAAGTTGCTCTCAAGAATCCGACTGCCGAGAAGTCCCTTGCGTTCCGCGTCCTTGATGGCCCTGGAGAGCCGCGCCGCGGCCAAGGGGTATTCGCCGCGCACATAGATATAGCCCTGCTCGGCGCCCGTCGCGTAACCGGCGATGGCCATGCCCTCGAGCACCCGATGGGGATCGGACTCCATGATGGTGCGATCCATGTAGGCGCCAGGATCGCCCTCGTCGCCGTTGGCCACCACGAACTTGCGCTCCGCTGGGGACTTGCGCACCAATTCCCACTTGACGCCGGTGGGATAGCCTCCGCCGCCGCGCCCGCGCAGACCGCTGCTCTTGATCGTGTTGCAAACCTCCTCCGGATTCATCTCGCGCAGAACATACGCAAGGGCGCCGTAAGCCCCCCGAGCGATGCTTTGCTCGATTTTCTCCGGATCGATCCAGCCGCTGTTGTCCAGAACGATGCGGGTCTGGCGGCTGAAAAAAGGCAG contains:
- the polA gene encoding DNA polymerase I, with protein sequence MTDQPKRLYLIDGSSYIYRAYFAIRHLSNSKGLATNAIFGFTNMLLKVMREHAPDHLAVVFDAKGPTFRKEIYPEYKANRAAMPEDLRPQIPVIKELVRAFNLPALELDGYEADDIIATLAKKHAAQGLEVTIVSGDKDLMQVISERVRMLDTMKDKIYGPAEVAERFGGGPDKVVEVQALAGDSSDNIPGVPGIGEKTAVKLISEFGTVEELLARVDEVKGKLADKLREFGEQALLSKRLVTLRDDLDLGIDYDALAAGEPDRQALTALFGELEFHKLQQEFFSESRDRDDDYQGVFTENELDQLIAQLEKATHVSFDTETTGLDPLRAELVGLSFAVQAGQAWYIPVGHHYLGAPAQLSRDLVLKRLRPLLENPQKSKIAQNAKYDLLVLRRAGIEVRGADFDTMVASYLANPAAKSHGMDSLAADLLGRKTISFSEVAGSGKNQISFAEVEVDKAISYAAEDADVTLQLFEKLAPMLKDTEQEQLFREVEMPLVVILADMEWQGVRVDPQVLGALSKEMEEKLSALERQIHELAGCSFNIGSPRQIGEVLFEKLKLPRGRKTKTGWSTDVEVLQTLAEEHAIAARILEHRSLAKLKGTYTDALPKLIHPETGRIHTSFNQTVTATGRLSSSDPNLQNIPIRSEEGRRIREAFIPADGHVLLAADYSQIELRILAHLADEEMLQESFARGEDIHRRTACEIFGVFPEMVSDEQRRQAKTINFGVLYGMGAFSLAKSLGIDRKKAQSFIDAYFERLPRVADFLEARREEARQNKYVKTLLGRRCAVPEIDSPNQATRAYAERNAINYPLQGSAADIIKVAMVRVFESLRRAGMKTKMVLQVHDELVFDVPESELDAARELIRREMQGAVTLKVPLDVDIGVGKNWREAH
- a CDS encoding hydrogenase maturation protease, producing MWLVLGYGNLMRGDDGLGYRLAERLAGQVDGKSARIQALHQLAPELTLELAASDIERVLFMDARRGQPEIFRMGKIEPQAGVGRCGHQLSPALLLGMTAELYGRRPRAWLLTLPAADLGFGMRLSEAAQSALGVAQRRVRALLEARAS
- a CDS encoding Ni/Fe hydrogenase subunit alpha codes for the protein MARTVYIDPVTRIEGHAKISIRLDEEGRVADARFHVTEFRGFEKFCIGRGFWEMPGITARVCGICPVSHLLASSKAGDAILGVRTPPAAVVLRRLMNYAQLVQSHALSFFLLSGPDLVLGMDTDPMRRNMLGLIAAHPDFARSGIRLRAFGQRLIRFLGERSIHPSWSVPGGVRRGLVPEQRDELLRELPEMFRTVDQALDLMKDVLDRFAGELDAYGDFPSLFMGLVGTDGSLEHYDGHLRIVDGSGKTVEDQVAAERYAELISEGEETWSYLKFPYYRALGPEGGLYRVGPLARLNVCDFAGTPRADRELRQFRHYGGRGGAVNNSFYYHYARLIEMLHALERIEEILDQDRLADGHMRSRADVNQNVGIGVCEAPRGTLFHHYQVDDHGILEKVNLIIATGQNNLAMNRTIKQLAQRFLSEDRLEEGLLNRVEHGIRAYDPCLSCSTHEAGRMPLHVQLRAANGRLLDEARRF
- the hoxU gene encoding bidirectional hydrogenase complex protein HoxU — protein: MSVITLTLNGELVSARAGQSLLEAIRDQGVKLPTLCYLDGLSPRGGCRLCMVEVAGSPRLLAACTTEATEGMVVVTHNEKINRYRKMILELTFAERNHTCAVCVSNQHCELQELAAELGMDHVRYDYLHPVLGMDTSHPRYGVDHNRCILCLRCVRVCDEVEGAHTWDVRGRGIDSQVITDLNRPWGESRSCTECGKCVEVCPTGALFDKGMSVGEMKKESRFLRRILDGRQKREWRR
- a CDS encoding NuoF family protein, producing MNPAELHSLAEQERQRQKEQALRLFLCYSTPCLSAGADKVKSALEALIAERRKSGEVDLELVATGCMGPCSRGPLLRILSPEGGERMFEKLTPETACDILRRHWADEPPPVEPLAVDLPFFSRQTRIVLDNSGWIDPEKIEQSIARGAYGALAYVLREMNPEEVCNTIKSSGLRGRGGGGYPTGVKWELVRKSPAERKFVVANGDEGDPGAYMDRTIMESDPHRVLEGMAIAGYATGAEQGYIYVRGEYPLAAARLSRAIKDAERKGLLGSRILESNFNFRIDLRVGAGAFVCGEETALMTSIMGRRGQPVPRPPYPAQSGLWGYPTLINNVETFANVAPILKNGAEWFSGFGTEKSKGTKVFALCGEVVNSGLIEVHMGIRLREIVFDIGGGLPDGGAFKAAQTGGPSGGCIPAAHLDTPVDYESLKELGSMMGSGGLIVMNQGSCMPDVAKFFMEFCQDESCGKCVPCRVGTVEMHEILTRITNGAAVLEDLEMLEDLCRLVQESSLCGLGMTAPNPVLNTLEYFRDEYLAHIRDRRCPAEVCRLDKVPLLKLPEHARELAIFLKEKC